In Agarivorans gilvus, one genomic interval encodes:
- the aroE gene encoding shikimate dehydrogenase: MDLYAVFGNPISQSKSPFIHTLFARQTQQQLSYRAIEPAEDGFAQALADFWQAGGKGCNITAPFKEQAFQAAQQHTERALLAGAVNTLKLTDDGILLGDNTDGAGLVADLLAHFGDLNGLKILLLGAGGAARGVIGPLLEQHLDQLVIVNRTVAKAQALAERFADLGPVSASSYEALSGDFDIIINSTSTGLKGQLPPLKPELIQPTTRCYDMTYSAETTAFNRWAGELGAAKTVDGLGMLVGQAAESFAVWRGIRPGSRQVLRELRRNLSR; encoded by the coding sequence ATGGATTTATACGCAGTTTTTGGTAACCCAATCAGCCAATCAAAATCTCCTTTTATTCATACCTTGTTTGCTCGCCAAACCCAGCAACAATTGAGCTATCGTGCCATTGAGCCAGCCGAAGATGGCTTTGCTCAAGCTTTAGCTGATTTTTGGCAGGCCGGAGGCAAAGGTTGCAATATTACTGCGCCCTTTAAAGAGCAGGCCTTTCAAGCTGCTCAGCAACATACCGAGCGAGCATTGCTGGCGGGCGCTGTGAATACCTTAAAGTTAACCGATGATGGGATATTGCTGGGCGATAATACCGACGGTGCTGGCTTAGTGGCCGACTTATTAGCCCATTTTGGTGACTTAAACGGTTTGAAGATCTTGTTACTCGGAGCTGGTGGCGCTGCTCGTGGCGTGATTGGTCCTTTGTTAGAACAACACTTAGACCAATTAGTGATAGTTAATCGCACCGTTGCAAAAGCGCAAGCCTTAGCAGAACGCTTTGCTGATTTGGGGCCTGTGTCGGCTAGCTCTTATGAAGCCTTGAGTGGCGACTTCGATATTATTATTAACTCTACTTCTACCGGTTTAAAAGGCCAGTTACCTCCGCTAAAGCCAGAGTTAATTCAGCCAACTACCCGTTGTTATGACATGACTTATTCAGCCGAAACCACCGCTTTTAACCGCTGGGCTGGTGAGCTGGGTGCGGCTAAAACGGTGGATGGTCTAGGTATGTTAGTGGGGCAAGCGGCGGAAAGTTTTGCGGTGTGGCGCGGTATCCGGCCGGGCTCGCGTCAGGTATTACGCGAATTACGCCGAAACCTTAGTCGATAG
- the maoP gene encoding DUF413 domain-containing protein, whose protein sequence is MAKRRFADDKHFRRGFSRSGAFTIKEAELLERCGCAFKELDESLRDPIDDVEAYFVSVCRGEAEAETAEQKVWLKYKKLSGRKAFHGLVSNPPKASVTESAGSSDDDDLDDVDSSDVDDED, encoded by the coding sequence TTGGCTAAACGCCGATTTGCAGATGATAAACATTTTCGCCGTGGTTTCTCGCGTAGTGGCGCCTTCACTATCAAAGAAGCTGAATTATTAGAGCGCTGTGGCTGCGCTTTTAAAGAATTAGACGAGTCGCTTAGGGACCCTATCGACGATGTTGAAGCCTACTTTGTTTCAGTATGTCGCGGTGAAGCCGAAGCTGAAACGGCAGAACAAAAAGTATGGTTAAAATATAAAAAACTATCGGGTCGTAAAGCATTCCATGGTTTGGTGAGTAATCCACCTAAGGCCAGCGTGACAGAAAGCGCCGGTTCTAGTGACGATGATGACCTTGATGACGTCGATTCTAGTGATGTTGATGATGAGGATTAA